The window ACAACTCGCTCGCCGACTTCTACGCCGACGCCAACGGCTACCTGGCCAACCCCAACCGCACCACGTCGCCCGTGTCCCTGCGGCGCTTCCAGGTGCGCTGGGCCAACATCCCGGGGCAGGACAAGCCGGTGCAGCCCCTGGAGGTCTTCTATACCGGGGGCTACGCCCAGAACGAGTGGCGCCCCAACGGGCGGTTCACGCTCACCACCGGCCTGCGCGTGGACGTGCCGGTGTTCGGCAACACGGCGTACACCAACGAGGCGGCCGACCTGCTGACCTTCCGCGACGAGAACGGCCGCGACGTGAAGTACAGCACGGGCAAGCTTCCGGACCCGGCGCCCCTGTTCTCGCCCCGCCTGGGCTTCAACTGGGACGTGCTGGGCACCCGCTCCACGCAGGTTCGCGGCGGAACCGGCGTGTTCACCGGGCGTCCGGCGTTCGTGTGGATCAGCAACCAGATCGGCACCACCGGCGTGCTGACGGGCTTCGAGCAGCTCGACAACACCACCGCCCGCCCGTTCAATCCCGATCCGAACACCTACAAGCCCAAGAACGTCACCGGCGCCCCGGCCTCGAGCTACGAGCTGGCGCTGACCGACCCCGACTTCCGGTTCCCGCAGGTGTGGCGCACCAACCTGGCCGTGGACCAGCGGCTTCCGCTGGGGCTGGTGGCCACCTTCGAATACCTGTACGGCCGCGACCTGAACGGCGTGTACTACATCAACGCCAACCTGGCGCCGGCCAACACCGCCTTCACCGGCCCCGACCCCCGGCCGCGCTGGACGTCGGCCAGCGGCCGCTGCCCCACGGTGTCGGGCGGCTTCAACCGCCTGAACTGCAACGTCGCGAACGCGGTGGTGCTGAAGAACGGGGACGAGGGCAGGTCGTGGAACCTGTCGGCCTCGCTGGAGCGCCCCTTCGCGCGCGGGGTGTTCGCGAAGGTGGCGTACAGCTACGGCGAGGCCAGGAACACGGTGGACGCCGGCTCCATCGCGTTCGGGTCGTGGAACAACAATCCGCACGCGGGCGACCCCAACAACCCCGGCCTGGGCTTCTCGGCGAACTCGCCGGGGCACCGGGTGTTCGCCGCGCTTTCCGCGCGCCGCGACCTGTTCGGCTTCGGCGCCACCACGGTCTCGCTGTTCTGGGAGGGCCGCAACGGCGGCACCGCGAGCTACGTGTACGGCGGCGACATGAACGGCGACGGCGGCACCAGCAACGACCTGCTGTACGTGCCGCGCGACGCCTCGGAGATGAACTTCCAGCAGTACACGCAGACCGTGGGCTCCGGGGCGAGTGCCAAGACGTTCACGTTCACGGCCGCGCAGCAGGCCGAGGCCTTCGAGGCGTTCATCCAGCAGGACCGCTACCTGCGGGAGCACCGCGGCGAGTACGTGGAGCGCAACGCCGTGTTCCTGCCCATGGTGTACCGGATGGACTTCTCGGTGTCGCAGCAGCTCGCCTCGCGCATCGGCGGCCGGCGGCACGGCCTGGAGCTGCGCGCCGACGTGCTGAACTTCGCCAACCTGCTGAGCAGCGGCTACGGGACGGGCTTCGCGTTCGTCACCATGCAGCCGGTGCTGCCGGCGGGGGCCAACGCCGCGGGTCAGCCCCAGTTCCGCCTGCGGAACATCAACGGCGAGCTGATCACCGAAACGTTCACGCGGACCGCCACCACGGCCGACGTTTACCGGGTGCAGCTGGGCCTGCGCTACCTGTTCTGATTGTTCGTTTTGTTCACGTCCACCATGGCCAGCGCAGCCGGCCAATGAAGATGTTTCGTGATCGACAACGATCGACAAAGTTGTTCCTGATCCGAAAAACGATTGCTGGATCCGGGTACGCGACAGAAGAGACCTCCGCGATTGGCCGCTCGGAGACGGAGGAATACGCCAAAGAGGGTTGTGCGGTCGCACAACCCTCTTTGCTGCGCAGGGAGGGGAGGGCGGCGGGTTCGCCGAGAGGCTGCGCGACTGAGCGCCGCACCCGGGTCACACGCTGTCGGGAAGCGCCGCCTCAGCGGCCGGAGAAGGCCTCTCGCACCAGGTCCTGCAACGCGCGTGGCTTCCGCCCGGAGAGGCGCTCGACGTCACCCGTCACGATGTCGAAGCCGCCCTGCACGAACTTCTCCTGGATCGAGAGGATCACGCCCACGATCGGAGCCGGGAGTCCCGCCTGCTCCATCCCCTGGCGCAGCACGGCCTCGGGAAGCACGAGGAAGGAGAACGGCTGCCCTGACGCATCGGCCACCAACGCCGCCCGCTCGGCGCCCGTAAGGCTCCCGGGCCCCGTCGCGTTGTAGATCGCTCCGACGTGTCCTTCGCTACTGAGAATCCCTGCGGCCGCCCCGGCTACATCCTCGCGCGAAACGAACGCCACGCGATTCTCACCGAGGCCGGTCAGCACGCCTCCGGCGAGCGACATCCGCGCTTCCTGCAGGAGCGCCTCGGCATAGTAGTTCATGCGCAGGATCGTCCAGCGTGGCGCCGTCCGAATCAGGTGCTGCTCGGCGGTCCAGTAGGAGGCATAGATGTCGGGCTCCTCGGCGGCCCGCGTCCCCGCCGACGACATGAGCACGATGTGCCCCACGCCGGCCTCCACGGCGGCGTCGATGGCGGCGACCGACTGCCCCGCACGACGGCCGGGACCCATCTCGCCGGTGGGGATGATCAGCAGCCGGTCCAGCCCGGCATATGCTTCGGCGAGAGTTTCCGGCCGGTCGTAGTCGCCCAGCCGTCCCCTCACCGGAGCAGACACCCGCTCGGGGGAGCGGGAGATCCCGACGATGTCGTGGCTGCCGCGGCGTACGAGCTCCGCCACGGTGGCGGCTCCGAGCTGTCCGCTCGCTCCGCTGATTCCGATCCGCATTTCCGTTTCTCTCGGCTGTTGTGTGTGCGACGGTCAGGTACGTGGCGCGATGCGCGCCGGACCCGAACGCCCCCACGCCACGCAGGCGGCGAGGAGCGCGGGGATGAGGTTGAAGGCGAGCACGCTGGCCTCGCCGCGGGTCACGTGGAAGGCGGCGGCGAGCGCCATGACCACGGCCAATGCGGCCGCCGCCAGCGGCGTCAGCCACGGCTTGATCCGGGTCGCCGCCGGAAGCACGAGGCCGATGCCGCCGGCGATCTCCGCGAACCCGATGAAGCGGGCGAGCCACACGGGCACGCCGGTGATCCACGGCGAGGACTGTGCGGCCTCCGCGATCGGCTTCAGGCCGTGGTTGATGCCGGCCATCAGGAAGAAGGCGGCCAGAAGCACCTGGAGGGCCCACAACGTGATGTGCAGCGGGCGACTCCGGACGGGAGATGCAGGCAGCCGGTCAGCGGGCATATTCGTGCTGGTTCAGAAGGGTTGATGCGCGTGGCGCGCGTGACTGTCCGGGGATCATAGCCCCTCCAGTGCCTTGCGGACCTGCGGAAGCACCCGGGTGCCCAGCAGCTCGATGCTTTTCAGGAAGCTGGCGTGCGGCATCCCGCCCACATCCATCTGCAGGATCTGCCGCGAGTGGCCGAGAAGCTCGTGCAGGTGAAGGATTCGGTCGGCGATCTCGTCGGGGCCGCCGGCGAACACCATTCCGTCCCGCTCCATGTCGCGCTCACGGCCAGAAGGGGCCCGTCCAGCGCGGCCGATCTCCGCCATGCCGGTCTCGAACATCCGGAGTTCGTGCTCCAGATAGGTTGCCTTCGTCTGGCGGTCGTTCTCACCGACGAACCCGTGCACTGCCACGGCGACGTCCGCCGCTTCCTTCGGGTGGCCGATCCTGGCCCATGCGTCGCGGTAGGCGCGGCCGTACTGCGCCCAGTGCTCCGGGGTCCCACCGAGGATGCCGAGGAACATCGGCAGCCCAAGGTCCACCGCCCGCAGAACGGACGCCGGGCTGCCGCCGGTGCCGAGCCAGACCCGCAGCGGCTCCTCCGGCCGCGGGACGACGAGCATGTCCTCCAGCGGCCGGCGGCGGTGGGGGCCGCTCCAGGTCACACGCTCGTTCTGGTTCAGCTCCAGCAGCAGATCCAGCTTGGAGTTGAAGAGCACGTCGTACTCGCGCTCGTCCTCATCGAAGATCGGGAACGTGATCGCCGATGATCCGCGGCCGGCGACGATTTCGATGCGGCCGGGTGCGATTGCCGCGGCCGTAGCCATCTGCTGGAAGACACGGATCGGCTCCTCCGTGGACAGCACGGTGACCGTCGTCCCGAGCTTGATTTCCTTCGTCGACGCCGCGGCGGCGATGACCAGCGAGGTCGGCGACGATACAGGCATCGAGCGGGTGTGATGCTCCCCGAAGCCGAAGAAGCCGAGGCCGGCCTCTTCGGCCAGGTGCACCGCTTCGAGAGCGTGGCGGATCGCCTGCGCGGTGGAACCGCTCGTTGCGCGCGGCGTGTTGCCGAACGTGTAGACCCCGAGTTCGAGTGGCTTCGAGTTCGGTGTCATATTTGCTCCGGATGCTGGTATCCGATCGGTTGTAAGTTCCCAAGAGGAACCGTCTCCAACATATTGGAGTGTCACGGCATCTGGAAGAACGCACGCACACGTGCCTCAGTAACCTGGAGGGAACCATGGCCACAGCTGCCCGCACGACCGCACCTCGTCCCAGACGTGCTGCGGCGGCCCCGATTTCCGCCGCGCACGAGTCGATGGGCTGCCGCGCCCACGAGGTACTCGCGCGCGTGGGGGACAAGTGGTCCGTGTACGTGATCCACGTCCTCGGCGAGGCAGGAACGCTTCGGTTCAGTGAGCTGCGGCGGCGGGTGGAAGGCATCAGCCAGCGGATGCTGACGGTGACGCTTCGGAGCCTGGAGCGGGACGGGCTGGTTTCGCGGACCATGTACCCCGAGGTGCCGCCGCGTGTGGAATACGCCCTTACTCCGCTCGCCCTGACGTTGCGCGACATTGTCGGGCAGCTCGTCCGGTGGTCCCAGGACCACCTGGTGGAGATCGACGCGGCGCGTGATCGGTACGACGCGCAGGTCTCCGGCTGGGCGCCGGCCGAAGAGTGACCCACGGTCCCGGCGCGATCCGGGACCATCAATCGGCTCTCTACGCTCGGTGCGATCCGCGGCAGCGGTGACAAGGCGGCCGAGGCTGGCGACGTGGAGCTCGTGCGCAGCGACCCGCGCGACGTGCCCCGAACGATCGAGCTGTCCGCGTCACGTACCGGCGGGCCATACCGGTGCAGCTGGGCCGCGGTACCTTTTTCCGGCGGCGGGCCAGGCCCCTCCGTGCCCCTCTGGCACTGCACGTGCGCCAGTGGCACCCATGCGTTTCTCCCCCGGATCCCGACCATGAGCGAAATCACGCCCCCGGAAGTGCTGCGCGCCTCGTCGGGGATCGAAGGCCTGGACCGGATTCTCGGCGGGGGCTACCCCGCCCACGAGATCTACCTGATCGAAGGCGAGCCCGGGACCGGCAAGTCGCTCGCCGGCCTGCACTTCCTGCGCGCCGGCGCGGAGCGCGGCGAAAAGTGCCTGCTGATCACCATGAGCCAGAGCAAGGAGGTCATCGGGCGGCTCGCCGCGTCCCATGGCTGGACGCTGGAGGGAGTGGAGGTCTACGAGATCTCCGCCGACAACGTGGTCCCCGAGCTCGGCGCGGAGCAGGTGCTCTTCCACACGGCCGACGTGGAGCTGGGCGAGATGATGCAGTCCATCCGCGCGGTGATCGACGAGATCCAGCCGACCCGCGTGGTGTTCGACGCCGTTTCGGAGCTTCGTCTCCTATCCAACGACGCGGGCCGCTACCAGCGCCAGCTGTTCATCCTCAAGGAGCTGTTCGCCAACCGGGGCGCGACGGTGCTGTTCCTGGACAACCACCCGGTGATGCCGGGCCACAGCGAGCTCCAGCACCTGGCCTTCGGCGTGATCCTCCTGGACCACACGCCCACCTCGTACGGCAACGAGCGCCGCCAGCTGCGCGTGCTCAAGGTGCGGGGGATCCGCTACGACGACGGCGTCCACGACTTCCGCATCTGCACGGGCGGCCTGAAGGTGTTCCCGCGGCTGCGGACCGGGGAGCGGCTGCACAACGCCTGGCGGGCCCACGAGAGCGGCATCGAGGAGATCGACAAGATGCTGGGGGGCGGTCTGGCCGAGGGGAGCTCCACGCTGTTCCTGGGGCCCTCCGGCACCGGGAAGAGCTCCCTGGCCTCGCACTACGCCTTCGCGGCGGCGGAGCGGGGCGAGCGCTCCATCTTCTTTCTGTTCGACGAGCGCCCCGAAACGTTCATCCACCGGACCGAGGGGATCGGGATGAACATCCGCCCGCACCTGGACTCGGGGATGATCACCCTTCGCGAGATCGACACGGGCGAGGTGTCGCCGGGCGAGTTCGCGGACCTGGTGCGGTCGCAGGTGCAGGAGCGGGCGGTGCGGATGGTGGTCATCGACAGCCTGACCGGCTACATGAGCGCCATGCCCGACGAGCGGATGCTGATCACCCAGATGCACGAGCTGCTCACCTACCTGAGCAGCCAGACCGTGCTCTCCATCCTGATCGTGGCGCAGCACGGGGTGCTGGGTCCCACGCTCGGCGGTCCGGTGGACGTGAGCTACCTGGCCGACACGGTGCTCCTCCTGCGCCACTTCGAGGCGGACGGCGCCATCCGGCGGGCGATCAGCGTGTTCAAGAAGCGGTACGGCGGGCACGGACACGGGATCCGCGAGTTCCAGATCACCCCCAACGGCATGGAAGTGGGCGAGCCCCTGACGGGCTTCCGGGGCGTGCTCTCGGGGAGCCCGACGTTCGAGGGGCCGGATGCGACGCTCATGGACCTGGCCGATGCCCCACCCGCCAACTGAGGAATCCGATCGCCTCGGACCCACCCTCCAGGGGCTGGGCGCGAACGCGGATTTCGGCGCGCCCGAGTTCCGCATCCTGGTCTTCGCCCCGGTGGGCCGCACCGCGGAGCTGGCGAAGCAGGCGCTGGGCCGGGCCGGGTTCGCCTGCACCGTCTGCGCGGCGATGGACGACTTCTGCGCGGCGTTCCGGGAGGGTGCGGGCGCCGCCCTCCTGGTGGAGGAAGCGCTCTCCTCGGCCGCCACGGTGCGGATGCTGGTGGATGCGCTCACCGAGCAGCCGGTATGGTCCGACTGCCCCGTGCAGGTGTTCGTGGCGAACTCGGAGAAGCCTTCGCCTCCCCTCGCCACCCTGGCGCGGCTCTGCGCAGGCCGAAGCGTGCTGCTCCTGGACCGCCCCGTGCCTCCCGGCTCGCTCATCTCCGTGATGCGGGCGGCGCTCCAGAACCGTGCCCGCCAGTACGCGCTGCGCGACCTGCTGGCCCAGTACGACGAAGCCCGCGCCGAGGCGGACTCGGCCAACCGCGCCAAGGGGGAGTTCCTTTCGGTGATGAGCCACGAGCTGAGGACCCCGCTCAACGCCATCGGCGGCTACACCGAGCTGATCGAGATGGGGATCCGCGGGCCCGTGACCCCGGAGCAGCGGAGGGACCTGGAACGCATCCGGATGAGCCAGAAGCACCTGCTGGGGCTCGTCAACGAGGTGCTCAACTACACCAAGCTCGAGACGGGCACGGTGGAGTACGACATCACCGACGTACCCGTGCGGGAGGCGTTCGCATCCGCGGAGGCGCTGGTGATGCCGCAGGCGCGGGCGAAGGGGCTTGAGCTGGTCATCGGCGAGACGGAGCCCTCCCTGTCCGTACGCGCGGATGCCGACAAGCTGCGGCAGATCCTGGTGAACCTGCTGACCAACGCGGTCAAGTTCACCCATCCCCAGGGCCGCATCCATGTCGATTGCGAGCGGGAAGGGGAGTGCATCTGCTTCCGCGTTCGCGACACGGGGATCGGCATCCCCGAAGACCGGCTCGCGGCGGTGTTCGAGCCCTTCGTGCAGGTGCGCTCCGACCTGACGCGAACGCAGGAGGGAACCGGGCTGGGGCTCGCCATCAGCCGCCAGCTGGCGCGGGGAATGGGGGGAAACCTCGTGGTGGAGAGCGCGCCCGGCGTGGGAAGCACCTTCATCCTGAAGCTTCCCGCCTGATGACGAGCCCACCACACCCACGCCCATCCGCCCGCGGTACCCTCTCCCCGTCCTCGTGGCCGCGGAGTTGAGCGTCGAGCGTCGGGCCCCCGCTGGCGTACCCGTGCGCCACGCCGCACGCAACTTGCACCGGCCCGCGCACCCGGCGCCGCCGATCTCCCGGCGGCCCGGCTCGAGCCGCACACCTTGAAGGCTGTGAACTCCACCCGTCTCCTCGACGAAGACCACGCTCGTTTCCGATCCGTCGTCGAGCAGTTTCCCTCCGCGGCCGCCGTGTACGAAGGGGCGGACCACGTCGTGGTTGCCGCATCCGCCGCGTACCGACGCATCGTCGGGGGACGCGACCTGATCGGACGGCCCTTCCGCGAGGCGCTTCCCGAGCTGCACGCGCAGGGCTTCACCGCCATGCTGGACCGCGCATTCGCCACCGGGGAGCCCGTGGAGGGCGCCGGGGTCGTCGCCGAGTGGGACGACGACGGCGACGGCGAGGTGGAGTCGCACGTCGTGGACTTCACCTATCAGCCGCTCACCGACGCCGCCGGCCGGGTGTGGGGAATCGTCGCCCACGTCGTGGATGTCACCCCGCGCCACCGTGCCGAGGCCGCGCTCCGCCGGAGCGAGGCCCTGTTCCGCGCCACCTTCGAGCACGCCGGCATCGGCATCGCGCTCGGGGGCCTGGACCGGGTGCCGGCGGCGATCAATCCCGCCCTGGCGCGGATGCTCCGCTACTCGCTGCAGGAGCTGCGGGACACCGGGTTCCACGGCATCACGCATCCGGAAGACCGGGACCGGAACCGGGCGCTCTACGAGGAGCTGATCGCCGGGGGGAGCGACAGCTACCGGACCGACACGCGCTACATCCGCAAGGGCGGGGGCGTCGTTTGGGCGGACCTGGTCGTGTCGCTCGTCCGGGGGGATGACGGGGCGCCGCTCCACACCTTGGGAATGGTGCTCGACAGCACCGAACGCAAGCGGATCGAGATGCTGCTCCAGGAGCAGGCGGTCGAGCTGGAGCAGCAGGTCGAGGAAGCGCACTCGCTCAACGAGCAGCTGGAGGCCACGAACCAGGAGCTGCGCGCCGCCACGGAAGAAGCGCATGCGGGACAGGACCGGCTGGCGTTCCTGTCGCACGCCAGCGAGATCCTGGGCTCGTCGCTGGACTACGAGGCCACGCTGCGGAGCGTGGCGAACCTGGCGGTGGAGCGGCTGGCGGACTGGTGCGTGGTGGAGGTCAGGGACGGACCGCGGCGGAGCCGGTCGGTGGCGCACCGGGACCCGGCGAAAGTTGCCTGGGCGGAGGCGATCACCCGCCGGTACCCCCCGGATCCCGAGGCGGCGACGGGGATCCCGGCCGTGCTGCGTACCGGCCGGTCCGAGTTCTACGAGCACATCCCCGACGAGATGCTCGTGGCCGCGGCCCAGGACGAGACGCACCTGGTGCTGCTGCGGGAGATCGGCTTCACGTCGGCCATCGTCGTGCCGCTGGCGGTGAGGGAACGGCAGGTCGGCGCCCTGATGCTGGTGTCGGCCGAGACGGGCCGCCGCTTCACCCCCGCGGACCTCGCCGTCGCCGAGGACCTGGGCCGGCGGGCGGCGACCGCGGTGGAGAACGCGCAGCTGCTCCGCGCCAGCGAACGCGCGGCGAACCGGTCGCGCCTGCTCCAGGCGTTCGCCGCGGCGCTCAACGAGTCGTCCGGCATCGCGCCGGTGGCACGCGCCTGCGTGGAGTACGGCATGGAGGTCCTGGGGGCGAGCGCCGGATCGCTGGGACTCCTGGCCGGCGCGGGAAGCGAAATCCAGATCCTGCACTCGCACGGCTACGACACCGAGGTGGCCGCGCGGTGGGCCCGCTTTCCGCTCACGCCCGGGCGTCCGCTTTCCGACGCCGTTCGAGAGGGCCAGCCGCGCATCATGGCCAGCCGCGCGGAGGTCGAGGCGCGCTACCCGGGGATGGCCGCCGAGTTTGGCCGGGCCCGTACCGAGGCCTACATCGCCATCCCCGTCGGCGCGCGCGGCCAGGTGATCGGAGGGCTGTCCTTCAGCTTTTCCGAGGAGCAGCGATTCGACGACCACGAGCTCGCCGTTCTCCTCACCCTGGGCGAGCAGGCGGCCCAGGCGCTGGAGCGGGCCCGGGCCCTGGAAGCCGAGCAGCGGCTCCGCGAGCGGGCGGAGGTCCTGGCCGAGTCGGGAGCGGTGCTCGCGGAGTCACTGGACATCGGGGCTACCCTCGGCGCGCTCGCGCGCCTGGTGGTGCCGCGCGTGGCGGACTGGTGCTTCGTGGAGTTGGTCACCGAGAACGGCCGCATCGAGCCGGCCGCCATTCACCACGGCGACCCGGAGCGGGTTGCGTGGGCCGAGAAGCTTCTCGCGAGATACCCCATCGACCCCGCCGCGCCGTTCGGCACCGCCCAGGTGGTGCGCTCGGGAGCACCGGAGCTGGTGCCGGAGATCCCCGAGGGCGTGTTCGAGGCGGTGGCGGAAGACGAGGAGCACCTGGCGGCGCTGCGCCAGACGGGATTCCGGTCGCACCTGTCGCTTCCGCTCACCGTGCGCGGGCGCACCATCGGCGCCCTCTCGCTGGTACAGGCCGAGTCCGCGCGGCGTTTTGGGCCCGAGGACCTTGCCTTTGGCC of the Longimicrobium sp. genome contains:
- a CDS encoding GAF domain-containing protein, translated to MNSTRLLDEDHARFRSVVEQFPSAAAVYEGADHVVVAASAAYRRIVGGRDLIGRPFREALPELHAQGFTAMLDRAFATGEPVEGAGVVAEWDDDGDGEVESHVVDFTYQPLTDAAGRVWGIVAHVVDVTPRHRAEAALRRSEALFRATFEHAGIGIALGGLDRVPAAINPALARMLRYSLQELRDTGFHGITHPEDRDRNRALYEELIAGGSDSYRTDTRYIRKGGGVVWADLVVSLVRGDDGAPLHTLGMVLDSTERKRIEMLLQEQAVELEQQVEEAHSLNEQLEATNQELRAATEEAHAGQDRLAFLSHASEILGSSLDYEATLRSVANLAVERLADWCVVEVRDGPRRSRSVAHRDPAKVAWAEAITRRYPPDPEAATGIPAVLRTGRSEFYEHIPDEMLVAAAQDETHLVLLREIGFTSAIVVPLAVRERQVGALMLVSAETGRRFTPADLAVAEDLGRRAATAVENAQLLRASERAANRSRLLQAFAAALNESSGIAPVARACVEYGMEVLGASAGSLGLLAGAGSEIQILHSHGYDTEVAARWARFPLTPGRPLSDAVREGQPRIMASRAEVEARYPGMAAEFGRARTEAYIAIPVGARGQVIGGLSFSFSEEQRFDDHELAVLLTLGEQAAQALERARALEAEQRLRERAEVLAESGAVLAESLDIGATLGALARLVVPRVADWCFVELVTENGRIEPAAIHHGDPERVAWAEKLLARYPIDPAAPFGTAQVVRSGAPELVPEIPEGVFEAVAEDEEHLAALRQTGFRSHLSLPLTVRGRTIGALSLVQAESARRFGPEDLAFGQDLARRAAVAIENARLFAAERQAREVAETANRAKSEFMSVMSHELRTPLNAIGGYTELIDMGVHGPVTAEQRQALERIQRSTKHLLGLINDVLNFARNESAAPQHFPEHVPVGEMIAAAEALVLPQLVAKGLVPAPGECDPALTVYADPARVQQILLNLLSNAIKFTPAGGRIGIACAAGPHAVAISVSDTGIGISEEGLRRVFEPFFQVDARLTRTEGGVGLGLAISRDLARGMGGDLTAESTEGSGSTFLLRLPRHADG
- a CDS encoding HAMP domain-containing sensor histidine kinase — encoded protein: MPHPPTEESDRLGPTLQGLGANADFGAPEFRILVFAPVGRTAELAKQALGRAGFACTVCAAMDDFCAAFREGAGAALLVEEALSSAATVRMLVDALTEQPVWSDCPVQVFVANSEKPSPPLATLARLCAGRSVLLLDRPVPPGSLISVMRAALQNRARQYALRDLLAQYDEARAEADSANRAKGEFLSVMSHELRTPLNAIGGYTELIEMGIRGPVTPEQRRDLERIRMSQKHLLGLVNEVLNYTKLETGTVEYDITDVPVREAFASAEALVMPQARAKGLELVIGETEPSLSVRADADKLRQILVNLLTNAVKFTHPQGRIHVDCEREGECICFRVRDTGIGIPEDRLAAVFEPFVQVRSDLTRTQEGTGLGLAISRQLARGMGGNLVVESAPGVGSTFILKLPA
- a CDS encoding helix-turn-helix domain-containing protein, whose protein sequence is MGCRAHEVLARVGDKWSVYVIHVLGEAGTLRFSELRRRVEGISQRMLTVTLRSLERDGLVSRTMYPEVPPRVEYALTPLALTLRDIVGQLVRWSQDHLVEIDAARDRYDAQVSGWAPAEE
- a CDS encoding TonB-dependent receptor, giving the protein MNRASRCVVLLIAALAGFLVPRAAWAQVTTGSLSGTVTSSTGEPVAGASVTAVHQPSGTRYSGATRADGRFQLPGMRVGGPYTVTVARLGLGTQSRQGVAVNLGSTTDLSFRLAEATLVLDEVTVQGQRAGAVFSPDRTGAATTVAREQIDAMPTVSRRIEDFARLTPQASGGLSFAGTDNRLNNITVDGSYFNNSFGLAGAPGQRTGVAPISLDAIEQVQVNVAPFDVRQGNFVGAGVNTVTRSGTNELHGALRFDFRDEGLVGDQAGATPFTPAQFDFRQFGGWLSGPIVKNRLFFFVNLERESLTEPGTTFRANTGTEAAEGSTTRVLESDLTALSTFLGTNFDYQTGPFQGYEHEVPGTRFLAKLDYNINDGNRLSLRYNHLDSEADVLLSNSSSLGFGTRRTNLTALNFQGSNYSITENIRSLVGEWNSQFRGNWANNMILGYTFQDESRGTTGELFPFVDILNEGSVYTSFGTEPFTPNNELRYSSLQFQNNVTRFGTYHTQTFGISAERYESENVFFPGSQSVYVYNSLADFYADANGYLANPNRTTSPVSLRRFQVRWANIPGQDKPVQPLEVFYTGGYAQNEWRPNGRFTLTTGLRVDVPVFGNTAYTNEAADLLTFRDENGRDVKYSTGKLPDPAPLFSPRLGFNWDVLGTRSTQVRGGTGVFTGRPAFVWISNQIGTTGVLTGFEQLDNTTARPFNPDPNTYKPKNVTGAPASSYELALTDPDFRFPQVWRTNLAVDQRLPLGLVATFEYLYGRDLNGVYYINANLAPANTAFTGPDPRPRWTSASGRCPTVSGGFNRLNCNVANAVVLKNGDEGRSWNLSASLERPFARGVFAKVAYSYGEARNTVDAGSIAFGSWNNNPHAGDPNNPGLGFSANSPGHRVFAALSARRDLFGFGATTVSLFWEGRNGGTASYVYGGDMNGDGGTSNDLLYVPRDASEMNFQQYTQTVGSGASAKTFTFTAAQQAEAFEAFIQQDRYLREHRGEYVERNAVFLPMVYRMDFSVSQQLASRIGGRRHGLELRADVLNFANLLSSGYGTGFAFVTMQPVLPAGANAAGQPQFRLRNINGELITETFTRTATTADVYRVQLGLRYLF
- a CDS encoding SDR family oxidoreductase; amino-acid sequence: MRIGISGASGQLGAATVAELVRRGSHDIVGISRSPERVSAPVRGRLGDYDRPETLAEAYAGLDRLLIIPTGEMGPGRRAGQSVAAIDAAVEAGVGHIVLMSSAGTRAAEEPDIYASYWTAEQHLIRTAPRWTILRMNYYAEALLQEARMSLAGGVLTGLGENRVAFVSREDVAGAAAGILSSEGHVGAIYNATGPGSLTGAERAALVADASGQPFSFLVLPEAVLRQGMEQAGLPAPIVGVILSIQEKFVQGGFDIVTGDVERLSGRKPRALQDLVREAFSGR
- a CDS encoding LLM class flavin-dependent oxidoreductase; this translates as MTPNSKPLELGVYTFGNTPRATSGSTAQAIRHALEAVHLAEEAGLGFFGFGEHHTRSMPVSSPTSLVIAAAASTKEIKLGTTVTVLSTEEPIRVFQQMATAAAIAPGRIEIVAGRGSSAITFPIFDEDEREYDVLFNSKLDLLLELNQNERVTWSGPHRRRPLEDMLVVPRPEEPLRVWLGTGGSPASVLRAVDLGLPMFLGILGGTPEHWAQYGRAYRDAWARIGHPKEAADVAVAVHGFVGENDRQTKATYLEHELRMFETGMAEIGRAGRAPSGRERDMERDGMVFAGGPDEIADRILHLHELLGHSRQILQMDVGGMPHASFLKSIELLGTRVLPQVRKALEGL
- a CDS encoding ATPase domain-containing protein, which translates into the protein MSEITPPEVLRASSGIEGLDRILGGGYPAHEIYLIEGEPGTGKSLAGLHFLRAGAERGEKCLLITMSQSKEVIGRLAASHGWTLEGVEVYEISADNVVPELGAEQVLFHTADVELGEMMQSIRAVIDEIQPTRVVFDAVSELRLLSNDAGRYQRQLFILKELFANRGATVLFLDNHPVMPGHSELQHLAFGVILLDHTPTSYGNERRQLRVLKVRGIRYDDGVHDFRICTGGLKVFPRLRTGERLHNAWRAHESGIEEIDKMLGGGLAEGSSTLFLGPSGTGKSSLASHYAFAAAERGERSIFFLFDERPETFIHRTEGIGMNIRPHLDSGMITLREIDTGEVSPGEFADLVRSQVQERAVRMVVIDSLTGYMSAMPDERMLITQMHELLTYLSSQTVLSILIVAQHGVLGPTLGGPVDVSYLADTVLLLRHFEADGAIRRAISVFKKRYGGHGHGIREFQITPNGMEVGEPLTGFRGVLSGSPTFEGPDATLMDLADAPPAN
- a CDS encoding DoxX family protein translates to MPADRLPASPVRSRPLHITLWALQVLLAAFFLMAGINHGLKPIAEAAQSSPWITGVPVWLARFIGFAEIAGGIGLVLPAATRIKPWLTPLAAAALAVVMALAAAFHVTRGEASVLAFNLIPALLAACVAWGRSGPARIAPRT